Genomic segment of Archaeoglobus neptunius:
GGAGATATATGCAGGGTGGTGGGTTGAGGGAGGTTGTGAGGTTCATAAACAAATACGATCCGGGAAAATTTCCCGAGGACTTCTCTTACCCCGACGTTATACAGATGGGTTCAAACGAGAATCCGTACGGTCCCAGCGAGGCTGTGAGAAAGGCTTACATGGAATCTCTTGACATGATAGCCCGCTATCCAAAGGCAGACTACCACGAACTGAAGGAAGCCATCTCATCATACATAAAATTCCCGGTCGAGTGCATCGCTGTTGGTTGCGGGGCATCTGAGCTCATTCAGGCAGTTTGCAACATCATCATTGAGGAGCTGGACAGGGTCGTGATTCCAATGCCCTCTTACACCCTTTACGCAATTTACGCCATGCTGAGGAGCGCATCCATAAGTTTTCCGGTTTTTGAACGCTACGATATTGATGCTGACAGAATTGCAGAGGAAAATCCAAAACTCGTCTTTCTCTGCTCTCCAAACAATCCCACGGGGAACTGTATAAATGAAAAGGTAATCAGGGGTGTGATCGAAAGCTCAGAATACGTTGTCCTTGATGAGGCCTACACTGAATTTTCAGGGGAAAGTCATGTTGAACTGGTGAAAGATTACGAGAATCTGATAGTTCTGAGAAGCTTTTCCAAGTACTTTGGACTCG
This window contains:
- the hisC gene encoding histidinol-phosphate transaminase produces the protein MREVVRFINKYDPGKFPEDFSYPDVIQMGSNENPYGPSEAVRKAYMESLDMIARYPKADYHELKEAISSYIKFPVECIAVGCGASELIQAVCNIIIEELDRVVIPMPSYTLYAIYAMLRSASISFPVFERYDIDADRIAEENPKLVFLCSPNNPTGNCINEKVIRGVIESSEYVVLDEAYTEFSGESHVELVKDYENLIVLRSFSKYFGLAGMRIGYAVCSTDLADAIEKVRLPFAISYPAAKTAIAAINSRDYYETVRMKIVSERDRLYHELKKIEWLKPYPSEANFILVKVEGEKDIVERLGEKGIIVRDAGIMGLDGTHIRITVGRKEENNRLLKVLRELE